The following proteins are co-located in the Melanotaenia boesemani isolate fMelBoe1 chromosome 5, fMelBoe1.pri, whole genome shotgun sequence genome:
- the LOC121639479 gene encoding nuclear apoptosis-inducing factor 1-like has translation MATEKTRKRNFTETEVEVLVGEVEARKNILFGGLGSGISNKRKTEEWQHVVAAVNSVGVTERSVPDIKKKWSDLKVEAKRRMARHRQGMCATGGGPATPNPTPLELKIASILGPASIYGIVPENEGDTDQADATAETVTLQMEAVGEEIPGTSTEEMVRPTTSAPRAHGTAGGGRVLTDAVLQTQRDTIDTVKEIRDELHQIRHVISGMCAVLSEISTSLKELVKK, from the exons ATGGCAACCGAAAAGACGAGGAAGCGTAATTTTACGGAGACGGAGGTGGAGGTACTTGTTGGTGAGGTGGAGGCTCGCAAAAACATATTATTTGGCGGCCTCGGTAGTGGCATCAGCAACAAACGGAAAACAGAAGAGTGGCAACACGTTGTTGCAGCTGTCAATAGTGTGGGGGTGACGGAGAGGTCCGTgccagacattaaaaaaaagtggtcgGATCTCAAGGTGGAGGCAAAGAGGAGGATGGCACGCCACCGCCAGGGAATGTGTGCCACAGGCGGGGGTCCTGCCACACCAAACCCCACGCCGCTGGAGCTGAAAATAGCCTCCATTCTTGGGCCCGCAAGCATCTACGGCATAGTGCCAGAGAATGAGGGGGACACAGACCAGGCGGACGCCACAGCAGAGACCG TCACTCTACAGATGGAGGCAGTGGGTGAGGAGATCCCCGGTACATCCACAGAGGAGATGGTCAGACCCACCACGAGTGCGCCCCGGGCGCACGGCACAGCTGGAGGTGGCCGCGTGCTGACAGATGCGGTCCTCCAAACACAAAGGGACACCATCGACACTGTGAAGGAAATTCGTGATGAATTACATCAAATCCGTCATGTAATTAGCGGAATGTGTGCTGTACTGTCTGAAATTTCCACGTCATTAAAAGAACTTGTTAAAAAATGA